The following are encoded in a window of Flavobacteriales bacterium genomic DNA:
- a CDS encoding CHAP domain-containing protein, with translation MRELKRYKEELAVIGLLSLVLLAVRWVSATVWPTTGQYDLAAETETVFWVGLRLVIYTLLTWVGLRVVAPRAYNWLKHEIVDRFDDLTSEQKTSYSMRMYAILFFGLMLLALGGCASAATCDARTCVVESASADVGVRELTGKNDGPEVERYLAHVGLGKGYPWCAAFVSYHLSTCGVPNPLSAWSPAYATAAKQVWTPRKASRSPLPGDVFSLYYSNLKRVGHVGFVQALEGRYITTVEGNTNGPGSREGDGVYSRKRELSKVHAITSYIPDAPAAAGRSASGAVRAGRMQDAKEHTAHRGAARQRGGLLAAQRHGDHRAEGQRSAACAFATTWSELAAGASDRRQCHGRAVHPGRPGQGAMPVRQLGPGGEAVGAVAEGELLSPGSPGGSDRGDTDAQVGVVDAGLGLTAHVVAPLAAAETIDQTPLT, from the coding sequence ATGCGTGAATTGAAGCGATACAAGGAAGAGCTGGCCGTGATCGGCCTGCTCTCCTTGGTGCTCCTTGCCGTGAGGTGGGTGAGCGCCACCGTCTGGCCCACCACCGGCCAGTACGACCTGGCTGCGGAGACGGAGACCGTGTTCTGGGTGGGCCTCCGCCTGGTGATCTATACGTTGCTCACCTGGGTGGGCCTGCGCGTGGTGGCGCCACGGGCCTACAACTGGCTCAAACACGAGATCGTGGACCGCTTCGATGACCTCACCAGCGAGCAGAAGACGAGCTACAGCATGCGCATGTACGCCATCCTGTTCTTTGGCCTTATGCTGCTGGCCCTGGGTGGTTGCGCCAGCGCAGCCACGTGCGATGCCCGCACCTGTGTGGTGGAGAGCGCCAGCGCCGATGTGGGTGTGCGCGAGCTCACCGGCAAGAACGACGGCCCCGAGGTGGAACGCTACCTGGCCCACGTGGGCCTTGGCAAGGGCTACCCATGGTGCGCTGCATTCGTATCGTATCATCTTTCCACGTGCGGGGTACCCAATCCCCTGAGTGCATGGAGCCCTGCCTACGCTACTGCCGCGAAGCAGGTGTGGACGCCCCGTAAGGCGTCCCGCTCACCCCTCCCTGGTGACGTGTTCTCACTCTACTATTCGAACCTGAAGCGGGTAGGACATGTGGGCTTCGTTCAGGCCCTGGAGGGCAGGTACATAACCACCGTGGAGGGGAATACGAACGGCCCAGGAAGCCGCGAAGGCGACGGGGTGTATTCACGCAAGCGCGAACTCTCGAAAGTCCATGCCATTACCAGTTACATACCGGACGCGCCTGCTGCTGCTGGCCGTTCTGCTTCTGGCGCTGTTCGCGCTGGGCGCATGCAAGACGCCAAAGAGCATACAGCACACCGTGGTGCAGCGCGACAGCGTGGTGGTCTACTGGCTGCCCAGAGACACGGTGATCACCGTGCCGAGGGACAGCGTAGTGCTGCATGTGCATTTGCCACCACCTGGTCAGAACTTGCCGCCGGTGCAAGTGACCGCAGGCAATGCCACGGCCGAGCTGTCCATCCTGGAAGGCCTGGCCAAGGTGCGATGCCTGTTCGACAGCTTGGCCCTGGAGGTGAGGCTGTGGGAGCGGTGGCAGAGGGAGAGCTCCTATCACCAGGATCACCGGGTGGAAGTGATCGTGGAGACACGGACGCCCAAGTGGGCGTGGTGGACGCTGGCCTTGGCCTTACTGCTCACGTTGTGGCGCCTTTGGCCGCTGCTGAAACGATCGATCAAACCCCTTTGACCTGA